A genomic region of Pseudomonas sp. KU43P contains the following coding sequences:
- a CDS encoding DUF1852 domain-containing protein produces MSNEFAFAIKSICFDENYQPSDNTRITTNFANLARGNSRQENLRNTLKMIDNRFNALAHWDNPKGDRYAVELEIISVEMNVDGERNSHALPLIEILKTTVVDRQTNERIDGMVGNNFSSYVRDYDFSVLLLGHNKDQPKFSTPDDFGVLHGKLFKAFVSSSAYQQHFKKAPVICLSVSSSKTYHRTENQHPVLGVEYLQDEYSLTDEYFQKMGLKVRYFMPPNSVAPLAFYFAGDLLGDYTNLELISTISTMDTFQKIYRPEIYNANSAAGKSYQPSLQHQDYSLTRIVYDREERGRLAIEQGKFAEEQFIKPYQAVLEEWSAGYAA; encoded by the coding sequence ATGAGCAATGAGTTTGCATTTGCCATCAAAAGCATTTGTTTCGATGAGAACTATCAGCCGTCGGACAATACGCGTATCACTACCAATTTCGCCAATCTGGCGCGGGGCAACAGTCGCCAAGAGAACCTGCGCAATACGTTGAAGATGATCGATAATCGCTTCAACGCTTTGGCGCACTGGGATAACCCAAAGGGCGACCGATACGCTGTCGAGCTTGAAATCATTTCCGTTGAGATGAATGTCGATGGCGAGCGCAATTCGCACGCTCTTCCATTGATTGAAATTCTGAAAACGACAGTCGTTGATCGTCAGACCAACGAACGTATCGATGGCATGGTGGGTAATAATTTCTCGTCTTACGTGCGAGATTACGACTTTAGCGTGTTGCTGCTGGGCCACAACAAGGATCAGCCAAAATTCAGCACGCCGGATGACTTCGGGGTCCTGCATGGCAAGCTGTTCAAGGCCTTCGTGAGCTCCAGCGCCTATCAGCAGCACTTCAAGAAGGCGCCCGTGATCTGCCTGAGCGTTTCCAGCAGCAAGACCTACCATCGGACTGAGAATCAGCATCCGGTTCTGGGCGTTGAATACCTGCAGGATGAGTATTCACTGACCGATGAGTATTTCCAGAAGATGGGTTTGAAGGTTCGTTACTTCATGCCGCCAAACAGCGTTGCGCCATTGGCGTTCTACTTCGCAGGCGACCTGCTCGGTGATTACACTAACCTGGAGTTGATCAGCACGATCAGCACCATGGACACCTTCCAGAAGATTTACCGGCCTGAAATCTACAATGCCAACTCGGCAGCCGGAAAGTCCTACCAACCCAGCTTGCAGCATCAGGATTATTCGCTGACTCGTATCGTCTACGACCGGGAAGAACGTGGCCGGCTGGCTATTGAGCAAGGAAAGTTTGCTGAAGAACAGTTCATCAAGCCCTATCAAGCAGTGCTTGAAGAGTGGTCCGCCGGCTACGCTGCCTGA